One window of the Actinomyces wuliandei genome contains the following:
- a CDS encoding Eco29kI family restriction endonuclease, giving the protein MTTERFNPLAMESLAESIVHRLLQTAPSPLADLPRFQGAGIYAIYYTGDFPAYEVIRRRNIDDAWSLPIYVGKAVPRGGRKGLDIRQESSSTAVWSRLKQHEKSLRAAGNLDISDFYARWLIIDEIWIALGESALLRDLRPVWNTVVDGFGNHDPGRGRHSGLVPQWDTLHPGRDWAQRLAPREAGAAERITSDIVQYLASRHT; this is encoded by the coding sequence GTGACCACCGAGCGCTTCAATCCCCTGGCCATGGAGTCCCTCGCCGAGTCAATCGTCCACCGACTGCTGCAGACCGCCCCGTCCCCCTTGGCTGACCTGCCCCGGTTCCAGGGGGCGGGGATCTACGCGATCTACTACACCGGGGACTTCCCTGCTTACGAGGTCATCCGCCGACGCAATATCGATGACGCGTGGTCACTACCAATCTACGTGGGCAAGGCAGTACCAAGAGGTGGGCGCAAAGGCCTTGACATCAGGCAGGAGTCGAGTAGTACCGCAGTGTGGAGCAGGCTCAAGCAGCATGAGAAGAGCCTACGGGCGGCAGGAAACCTCGACATCTCCGACTTCTACGCCAGATGGCTCATCATTGATGAGATCTGGATCGCCCTGGGTGAGTCAGCGCTACTGCGAGACCTCCGGCCCGTGTGGAACACCGTGGTTGACGGCTTCGGCAACCACGACCCAGGCCGGGGACGACACAGCGGACTGGTACCGCAGTGGGACACCCTCCACCCAGGGCGCGACTGGGCGCAGAGACTGGCCCCGAGAGAAGCCGGCGCGGCTGAACGCATCACCTCCGACATCGTCCAGTACCTCGCCTCACGTCACACCTGA
- a CDS encoding DUF4276 family protein: MTPCVGAVVEGHGEVSALPVLIRRIAEEHGHYGVRTTQPHRLPRAEMTGSKVATAVRMQRLRAGQGGVVVVLYDADDDDPQKVRRLTLEALGGIQAVVAVAVREYEAWFLAAAESLRPHASMCDDASFDGDPERPCGT, from the coding sequence ATGACTCCCTGTGTGGGAGCCGTGGTTGAGGGGCATGGTGAGGTCAGTGCCCTCCCTGTGCTCATCCGCCGTATCGCCGAGGAGCATGGTCATTACGGTGTGAGGACCACCCAGCCGCACCGGCTGCCTCGAGCCGAGATGACGGGCAGCAAGGTGGCGACAGCGGTGCGCATGCAGCGGCTGAGAGCCGGTCAGGGTGGTGTCGTCGTCGTCTTGTACGACGCCGATGACGATGATCCGCAGAAGGTTCGGCGCCTGACCTTAGAGGCCTTGGGCGGGATTCAGGCGGTTGTCGCTGTGGCGGTGCGGGAGTACGAGGCGTGGTTCCTGGCTGCCGCCGAGTCGCTTCGTCCTCATGCCTCCATGTGTGACGACGCCAGTTTCGACGGCGACCCGGAGCGTCCCTGTGGCACCTGA
- a CDS encoding AAA family ATPase, translating to MLDSLRLVRQALGETLDNALRDRGGVKEVRRRSTGRPTSFTATIDFLESTGGAEGTYELQVGAVSGGGFRVAKESCTITSTEPGGGRHYYEIRGGEVVSTSEDRLPRLSADRLALVSLSGIEVFRPVYDGLSAMEVFSPSPEAMRRPVAPDPGDLLRRDGSNIASVIERLDRARPEVKRRIEDYLHSIVPGVESVRRLAVARWETLEFQQRVQGASAPWSFQATSVSDGTLRALGVLVALFAGADTTLSAVGVEEPETALHPAAAGVLLDAIRDASERRQVLLTTHSPDLLDSASIRPDELLAVRSVEGTTEVSRPDEASRMALKESLFTAGELLRADQLHPEVREVVAS from the coding sequence GTGCTGGACTCGCTGAGGCTCGTCCGGCAGGCCCTCGGCGAGACCCTTGACAACGCTCTCAGGGACCGTGGCGGAGTCAAGGAGGTCCGGAGACGCTCGACCGGCCGCCCCACCAGCTTCACGGCCACGATCGACTTCCTGGAGTCCACAGGTGGTGCGGAGGGGACCTACGAACTTCAGGTCGGGGCGGTATCCGGTGGCGGGTTCCGTGTGGCAAAGGAGTCCTGCACCATCACCTCGACGGAGCCCGGCGGTGGGAGGCACTACTATGAGATCCGGGGTGGAGAGGTGGTCTCGACCTCGGAGGACCGTCTCCCGCGCCTGTCTGCCGACAGGCTGGCTCTGGTCTCCCTGTCGGGCATTGAGGTCTTCCGGCCTGTGTACGACGGGCTGTCCGCCATGGAGGTGTTCAGCCCGTCCCCTGAGGCCATGCGGCGACCTGTCGCACCTGACCCAGGTGATCTGCTGCGACGTGACGGCTCGAACATCGCCTCCGTCATTGAGCGCCTTGATCGTGCAAGACCGGAGGTCAAGCGCAGGATCGAGGACTACCTGCACTCGATCGTCCCGGGTGTCGAGTCGGTGCGACGCCTCGCGGTCGCGCGCTGGGAGACCCTGGAGTTCCAGCAGAGGGTACAGGGTGCGTCGGCCCCATGGTCCTTCCAGGCGACGTCGGTGAGCGACGGGACTCTGCGCGCACTGGGCGTGCTGGTCGCCCTGTTCGCCGGAGCTGACACCACCCTGTCCGCCGTGGGGGTGGAGGAGCCCGAGACAGCGCTGCACCCTGCCGCAGCCGGGGTGCTTCTTGACGCGATCCGTGACGCCTCTGAGCGGCGGCAGGTCCTGCTCACTACTCACAGCCCGGACCTTCTTGACTCCGCGTCGATCCGCCCTGACGAGCTCCTTGCGGTCAGGTCGGTCGAGGGTACCACCGAGGTCAGCCGACCCGACGAGGCCTCTCGTATGGCTCTCAAGGAGTCGCTGTTCACTGCCGGTGAGCTTCTGCGTGCTGACCAGCTCCATCCCGAGGTGCGTGAGGTGGTCGCCTCATGA
- a CDS encoding AAA family ATPase, giving the protein MTGSTFSRFRLSRLKLRNYRSIRSWNLELGQVTMLVGPNGSGKSKCWTR; this is encoded by the coding sequence ATGACCGGCTCCACGTTCTCCAGGTTCAGGCTGAGTCGCCTGAAGTTAAGGAACTACCGCAGTATCCGCTCGTGGAACCTTGAGCTGGGACAAGTCACCATGCTGGTGGGCCCCAACGGGTCTGGCAAGTCGAAGTGCTGGACTCGCTGA
- the ffh gene encoding signal recognition particle protein → MFGNLSDRLTASFSSLRGKGRLSEADVNETVSEIRRALLEADVALPVVRSFTAAVREKATDAARSQALNPAQQVVKIVNDELVEVLGGQTREIHWAPSGPTIIMLAGLQGAGKTTLAGKLGRWLRDQGRRVLLVASDLQRPNAVTQLSVMAQRAGVHVWAPEPGNGVGDPVAVARSGVQRAREQGYDVVVVDTAGRLGVDAEMMDQAVRIRDAVDPHEILFVLDAMVGQDAVNTSVAFRDGVGFTGVVLSKLDGDARGGAALSVRGVTGAPVLFSSTGEGLGDFERFHADRMASRILDMGDLLTLIEQAERTLDQKEAEDAAAKLASGTFTLEDFLSQLRQIRRMGSMKKLLGMMPGMGQMREALESFDEREVDRIEAIVCSMTPAERKDLSILNGSRRSRIAKGSGTTVQAVNELVDRFEAAKRMMESMAASGGGAGALGAGGLPGAGAMPSSGKHSKGRQAPRSRKKGKGGKKGRSGNPAKAARQAREVAASRSQAAQAAPAAGAAFGVGGGEAGSYGIMPDSGTQEAASEPADPAQALAALPEDLRRHMGLG, encoded by the coding sequence GTGTTCGGCAACCTCTCCGACCGGCTCACCGCCTCCTTCAGCTCGCTGCGCGGCAAGGGCCGCCTCTCCGAGGCGGACGTCAACGAGACCGTCTCAGAGATCCGGCGGGCACTGCTGGAGGCTGACGTCGCCCTGCCGGTGGTGCGCTCCTTCACGGCAGCGGTGCGCGAGAAGGCGACTGACGCGGCTCGCTCCCAGGCGCTCAACCCGGCCCAGCAGGTCGTCAAGATCGTCAACGACGAGCTGGTCGAGGTCCTGGGCGGGCAGACCCGGGAGATCCACTGGGCACCCAGCGGCCCCACGATCATCATGCTGGCGGGCCTCCAGGGCGCGGGCAAGACCACCCTGGCGGGAAAGCTGGGACGCTGGCTGCGCGACCAGGGCAGGCGGGTCCTCCTGGTGGCCTCCGACCTGCAGCGTCCCAACGCCGTCACCCAGCTGAGCGTCATGGCCCAGCGGGCGGGCGTCCACGTGTGGGCGCCCGAGCCTGGCAACGGGGTGGGCGACCCGGTGGCCGTGGCCCGCTCCGGTGTGCAGCGGGCACGTGAGCAGGGTTACGACGTCGTCGTGGTGGACACCGCTGGGCGCCTGGGCGTGGACGCGGAGATGATGGACCAGGCGGTCCGCATCCGTGACGCCGTGGACCCCCACGAGATCCTCTTCGTCCTGGACGCCATGGTGGGCCAGGACGCGGTCAACACCTCGGTCGCCTTCCGTGACGGCGTGGGCTTCACCGGCGTGGTCTTGTCCAAGCTCGACGGCGACGCCCGCGGCGGTGCCGCCCTGTCGGTGCGGGGGGTGACTGGGGCTCCTGTGCTCTTCTCCTCCACCGGTGAGGGGCTGGGGGACTTCGAGCGCTTCCACGCCGACCGGATGGCCTCGCGCATCCTGGACATGGGGGACCTCCTCACCCTCATTGAGCAGGCGGAGCGCACCCTTGACCAGAAGGAGGCTGAGGACGCCGCCGCCAAGCTGGCCTCGGGGACCTTCACCCTGGAGGACTTCCTCTCCCAGCTGCGCCAGATCCGCAGGATGGGATCGATGAAGAAGCTGCTGGGCATGATGCCCGGCATGGGCCAGATGCGTGAGGCCCTGGAGAGCTTCGACGAGCGGGAGGTAGACCGGATCGAGGCGATCGTGTGCTCCATGACCCCTGCGGAGCGCAAGGACCTGTCGATCCTCAACGGCTCACGCCGCTCACGTATCGCCAAGGGCTCAGGTACCACCGTCCAGGCCGTCAACGAGCTGGTGGACCGGTTCGAGGCCGCCAAGAGGATGATGGAGTCCATGGCCGCCAGTGGCGGCGGGGCAGGGGCACTCGGTGCTGGTGGCCTGCCGGGAGCGGGCGCCATGCCCTCCAGCGGCAAGCACTCCAAGGGCCGCCAGGCCCCCCGTTCCCGGAAGAAGGGCAAGGGCGGGAAGAAGGGGCGCTCCGGCAACCCGGCCAAGGCGGCCCGCCAGGCCAGGGAGGTGGCGGCCAGCAGGTCCCAGGCGGCTCAGGCCGCCCCGGCTGCTGGTGCCGCGTTCGGCGTAGGCGGGGGCGAGGCGGGCTCCTACGGGATCATGCCTGACTCTGGCACGCAGGAGGCAGCCAGCGAGCCTGCTGACCCGGCTCAGGCGCTCGCCGCGCTCCCAGAGGACCTGCGCCGCCACATGGGGCTGGGCTGA
- the ftsY gene encoding signal recognition particle-docking protein FtsY: MDPIYVVLAVLAVLLLLGGLWLYVRRRRGRLPQERGTPSPPARDTVPTEPGQEPSGTSSGQAEVAVPAEVPDGPGRVATVEAPESIPGRMQRLRARLAGSGGFGRAVLAVLSRGDLSEEDWEEIEDTLLTADLGLDVTTALMEELRTQAKVLDTTDPQAVREVLRDQLLTLVDPTLDRSLNLERPAPADSFDTSSGSPAAAILMVGVNGTGKTTTCGKLARVLVAQDKTVVMGAADTFRAAAAEQLATWGERVGVEVVRSQREGADPASVAFDAVRRAAEQGSDVVVVDTAGRLQNKAGLMDELGKIKRVMDRAAPVGEVLLVLDATTGQNGMRQAQVFSEAVGITGIVLTKLDGTAKGGIVVTVQKELGVPVKLVGLGEGADDLAPFDPEGFVDALLA, translated from the coding sequence ATGGACCCTATCTATGTTGTACTTGCTGTCCTCGCCGTCCTCCTGCTTCTTGGTGGCCTGTGGCTCTACGTCCGCCGGAGAAGGGGACGGCTGCCCCAGGAGCGGGGCACGCCCTCGCCTCCCGCCAGGGACACTGTCCCCACTGAGCCGGGGCAGGAACCGTCGGGCACGTCGTCGGGCCAGGCTGAGGTGGCAGTCCCTGCGGAGGTGCCCGACGGGCCGGGCAGGGTCGCCACGGTGGAGGCCCCGGAGTCCATCCCCGGGCGCATGCAGCGCCTGCGGGCGCGCCTGGCAGGCTCTGGCGGCTTCGGGCGGGCCGTCCTGGCTGTCCTGTCCCGTGGCGACCTCAGCGAGGAGGACTGGGAGGAGATTGAGGACACGCTCCTGACAGCCGACCTGGGTCTCGACGTCACGACCGCTCTCATGGAGGAGCTGCGAACCCAGGCCAAGGTCCTTGACACCACTGACCCGCAGGCCGTCCGGGAGGTCCTTCGGGACCAGCTGCTCACCCTGGTGGACCCCACCCTGGACCGGTCCCTCAACCTGGAGCGCCCGGCCCCGGCTGACAGCTTTGACACCTCCTCAGGCTCCCCGGCCGCAGCCATCCTTATGGTCGGTGTCAACGGCACAGGCAAGACCACCACCTGTGGCAAGCTCGCGCGCGTCCTGGTGGCCCAGGACAAGACCGTCGTCATGGGCGCGGCCGACACCTTCCGGGCCGCGGCCGCCGAGCAGCTGGCGACCTGGGGCGAGCGCGTGGGGGTCGAGGTGGTGCGCTCCCAGCGTGAGGGCGCCGACCCGGCCTCGGTCGCCTTCGACGCCGTGCGGCGCGCGGCCGAGCAGGGCAGCGACGTCGTCGTCGTGGACACGGCGGGCCGCCTGCAGAACAAGGCCGGCCTCATGGACGAGCTGGGCAAGATCAAGCGGGTCATGGACCGGGCGGCCCCGGTGGGTGAGGTCCTCCTGGTCCTGGACGCCACGACCGGGCAGAACGGGATGCGACAGGCCCAGGTCTTCTCCGAGGCCGTAGGGATCACCGGCATCGTGCTGACCAAGCTCGACGGCACCGCCAAGGGAGGAATCGTGGTCACCGTCCAGAAGGAGCTGGGTGTGCCTGTCAAGCTGGTGGGCCTGGGCGAGGGGGCGGACGACCTGGCCCCCTTCGACCCGGAGGGGTTCGTCGACGCCCTGCTGGCCTGA
- the smc gene encoding chromosome segregation protein SMC — translation MHLKTLTIKGFKSFASSTTLRLEPGITAVVGPNGSGKSNVVDALTWVMGEQGAKNLRGGSMADVIFAGAGSRPALGRAEVSLTIDNTDGALPIDYTEVTISRTLFRGGGSEYRINGTSCRLLDVTELLSDTGLGRQMHSVVGQGQLDAVLTATPEDRRGFIEEAAGVLKHRRRKERALRKLEAMQADLARVSDLAQELRRQLGPLARQAAVARRAQTIQAEVRDATARLLADDVVQVQALLGSGEEDSAALVRRSREVDEAEAAARSRLEELTRLEATSVERLSQATDLWEDLTRVGQSLTALADVAAERVRLLASVPAPVRGTDPDELDRRAQAAAKEEAALAEAVEAARAVLGQAVQERAEAEKAQEEADRTLAFLQREQTERRERVARAGGRVASARSRYEASLAAVEQARTALSDAQERQGQARTELDSLAEADGPSGPAHQEAGRAAEDGATGAGSAGARAEEAAPARAAAAHEQATQALSRARDAVLAAADARREAASDYATWAARRDTLALSLRSQDGTAALLEEGPDGVLGALTQYMSVRRGWEKAVAGLLRGLAEAGLAVGADAALRALERARDQDAGPVRLVVAPDAQDAQDAPEADSPEAAPVEGAVQASALVAATLPGLHRVMDRLLGEAWVVDDLEGARRLRQARPDAVVATRAGEVLAPGWATGPGRASSSVLELAAAYEEARQAAQAAQEEESRADTSLEAARRQEEAAHRAVSEALDTLRRADAEAARQAQALARLTSAVQAATQETQRAQHVLERAEEEAARYAAELAAATTALAELEDTQGRRDAGAEGGQRSGEETGSGQSAHDVLEQARSRCAQALAWARQARQDETEARLALRTAEERDRSARGRADSLRAAARREREQREAARRAAKARAARLEVATVVRDQAREAARVAQAGTEKASGRRAAVEAEREQARGAADAVREEIDSLVQERTRLSDATHREEVARAERRTRLEALADKAMEDLGLEIEALVEGYGPHVLVPDLADEAEPRADAGPDGAEDFNGRRRARLAGQERSGGAGRPYVRAEQEKRLAQASRDLARLGKVNPLALEEHAALEQRHQFIAEQLADLKRSRDDLLSIVEEIDARVQEVFTSAFQDTAREFATVFDRLFPGGEGRLVPTDPDDMLATGVEIEARPAGKKVRRLSLLSGGERSLAAVALLIAIFRARPSPFYVLDEVEAALDDTNLGRLLEIITELRASSQLIIITHQKRTMEVADALYGITMREGITKAVSQRLARSGERGGDPSGDRRGPHEEGG, via the coding sequence GTGCACCTGAAGACGTTGACGATCAAGGGGTTCAAGTCCTTTGCCTCGTCGACGACCCTGCGCCTGGAGCCTGGTATCACTGCGGTCGTCGGCCCCAACGGCTCGGGAAAGTCCAACGTCGTCGACGCCCTGACCTGGGTCATGGGAGAGCAGGGGGCCAAGAACCTGCGCGGGGGCTCCATGGCTGACGTCATCTTTGCCGGCGCGGGCTCGCGCCCGGCCCTGGGACGGGCCGAGGTGTCCCTGACCATTGACAACACCGACGGCGCTCTCCCCATCGACTACACCGAGGTGACGATCAGCCGCACCCTGTTTCGCGGCGGAGGCTCGGAGTACCGGATCAACGGCACCTCCTGCCGACTGCTCGACGTCACCGAGCTGCTCTCCGACACCGGACTGGGCCGCCAGATGCACTCCGTGGTGGGGCAGGGTCAGCTCGACGCCGTCCTGACGGCCACGCCGGAGGACCGTCGAGGCTTCATCGAGGAGGCTGCCGGGGTCCTCAAGCACCGACGCCGCAAGGAGCGTGCCCTGCGCAAGCTGGAGGCCATGCAGGCCGACCTGGCCCGCGTCTCCGACCTGGCCCAGGAGCTGCGCCGCCAGCTCGGACCCCTGGCGAGGCAGGCCGCCGTCGCCCGCAGGGCACAGACCATCCAGGCGGAGGTCCGTGACGCCACGGCGCGGCTCCTGGCGGACGACGTCGTCCAGGTCCAGGCGCTCTTGGGCTCGGGGGAGGAGGACTCCGCCGCCCTGGTGCGGCGCAGCCGCGAGGTGGACGAGGCGGAGGCCGCAGCCCGCTCCCGCCTGGAGGAGCTCACCAGGCTGGAGGCCACCTCCGTGGAGAGGCTGTCCCAGGCCACGGACCTGTGGGAGGACCTCACCCGGGTGGGGCAGTCGCTCACGGCGCTGGCCGACGTCGCTGCCGAGCGGGTGCGGCTGCTGGCCTCGGTCCCGGCACCGGTGCGCGGGACCGATCCCGACGAGCTCGACCGCCGCGCCCAGGCCGCGGCCAAGGAGGAGGCGGCGCTGGCCGAGGCCGTCGAGGCCGCGCGTGCCGTCCTGGGCCAGGCCGTCCAGGAGCGGGCCGAGGCGGAGAAGGCGCAGGAGGAGGCGGACAGGACACTGGCCTTCCTGCAGCGCGAGCAGACCGAGCGCCGGGAGCGGGTCGCTCGCGCTGGGGGACGGGTGGCCTCGGCCCGCAGCAGGTACGAGGCCTCCCTGGCTGCGGTGGAGCAGGCTCGTACCGCCTTGTCCGATGCCCAGGAGAGGCAGGGCCAGGCGCGGACAGAGCTCGACAGCCTGGCCGAGGCGGATGGACCGTCCGGGCCGGCGCACCAGGAGGCTGGCCGGGCAGCCGAGGACGGGGCGACCGGGGCCGGATCGGCTGGGGCCAGGGCGGAGGAGGCGGCTCCCGCCCGGGCCGCTGCGGCGCACGAGCAGGCCACTCAGGCGCTGTCCAGGGCTCGCGACGCGGTCCTGGCCGCTGCCGACGCCCGTCGTGAGGCGGCGTCGGACTACGCTACCTGGGCCGCCCGGCGGGACACCCTGGCGCTGTCCCTGCGCAGCCAGGATGGTACCGCCGCTCTGCTGGAGGAGGGGCCAGACGGCGTTCTGGGCGCCCTGACGCAGTACATGAGCGTGCGACGCGGCTGGGAGAAGGCCGTGGCTGGCCTCCTGCGCGGGCTGGCCGAGGCCGGTCTCGCTGTCGGCGCCGACGCCGCGCTGCGAGCCTTGGAGCGTGCTCGCGACCAGGACGCGGGGCCGGTACGGCTGGTCGTGGCCCCGGACGCCCAAGACGCCCAGGACGCCCCGGAGGCCGACAGCCCTGAGGCAGCGCCTGTGGAGGGAGCGGTCCAGGCCTCGGCCCTGGTGGCGGCGACGCTGCCGGGGCTCCACAGGGTGATGGACAGGCTCCTGGGCGAGGCCTGGGTGGTGGACGACCTGGAGGGTGCTCGCCGCCTGCGCCAGGCGCGCCCGGATGCTGTCGTCGCGACCCGGGCGGGCGAGGTCCTGGCCCCCGGGTGGGCGACCGGGCCGGGGCGCGCCTCCTCCTCCGTCCTGGAGCTGGCCGCAGCCTACGAGGAGGCCAGGCAGGCGGCCCAGGCCGCCCAGGAGGAGGAGTCCCGGGCGGACACCAGTCTGGAGGCCGCCCGCCGCCAGGAGGAGGCCGCCCACCGTGCTGTCTCCGAGGCACTGGACACCCTGCGCCGCGCGGACGCCGAGGCGGCACGGCAGGCGCAGGCCCTGGCTCGCTTGACCTCGGCGGTCCAGGCCGCGACACAGGAGACCCAACGTGCTCAGCACGTTCTGGAGCGCGCGGAGGAGGAGGCAGCTCGGTACGCCGCCGAGCTGGCTGCGGCCACGACGGCGCTGGCTGAGCTCGAGGACACCCAGGGCCGCAGGGACGCCGGGGCGGAAGGGGGACAACGTAGCGGGGAGGAGACTGGGTCGGGGCAGAGTGCGCACGACGTCCTTGAGCAGGCTCGGTCCCGGTGCGCCCAGGCGCTGGCCTGGGCACGCCAAGCCCGCCAGGATGAGACGGAGGCCAGGCTGGCCCTGCGCACGGCCGAGGAGCGTGACCGCTCCGCACGGGGACGGGCCGACTCCCTGCGTGCCGCTGCCCGGCGCGAGCGCGAGCAGCGGGAGGCAGCCCGCCGGGCGGCTAAGGCTCGGGCCGCTCGCCTGGAGGTGGCGACCGTGGTGCGGGACCAGGCACGGGAGGCTGCTCGGGTGGCCCAGGCTGGTACCGAGAAGGCCTCCGGACGTCGTGCCGCTGTCGAGGCCGAGCGGGAGCAGGCCCGCGGGGCCGCTGACGCGGTGCGTGAGGAGATTGACTCCCTGGTCCAGGAGCGGACCCGCCTCAGCGACGCCACCCATCGTGAGGAGGTCGCCCGGGCCGAGCGGCGCACGCGCCTGGAGGCGCTGGCGGACAAGGCCATGGAGGACCTCGGCCTCGAGATCGAGGCGCTGGTGGAGGGCTACGGCCCCCACGTGCTGGTGCCCGACCTGGCTGACGAGGCGGAGCCCCGCGCTGACGCGGGTCCTGACGGCGCCGAGGACTTCAACGGCAGGCGGCGTGCCCGCCTGGCCGGCCAGGAGCGGTCAGGCGGGGCAGGCAGGCCCTACGTGCGGGCCGAGCAGGAGAAGCGCCTGGCCCAGGCCTCCAGGGACCTGGCACGGTTAGGCAAGGTCAACCCCCTGGCTCTGGAGGAGCACGCCGCCCTGGAGCAGCGCCACCAGTTCATCGCGGAGCAGCTGGCGGACCTCAAGCGCTCCCGGGACGACCTGCTCAGCATCGTGGAGGAGATCGACGCCCGTGTCCAGGAGGTGTTCACCAGCGCCTTCCAGGACACCGCCCGGGAGTTCGCCACGGTCTTCGACCGGCTGTTCCCTGGCGGGGAGGGGCGGCTGGTGCCTACTGACCCCGACGACATGCTCGCCACGGGTGTTGAGATCGAGGCCCGGCCTGCAGGCAAGAAGGTCAGGCGCCTGTCCCTGCTGTCGGGAGGAGAGCGCTCCCTGGCGGCGGTAGCGCTGCTGATCGCGATCTTCAGGGCACGGCCCTCGCCGTTCTACGTCCTGGACGAGGTGGAGGCCGCCCTGGACGACACCAACCTGGGCAGGCTGCTGGAGATCATCACCGAGCTGCGGGCCTCCAGCCAGCTGATCATCATCACCCACCAGAAGCGCACCATGGAGGTGGCTGACGCCCTGTACGGCATCACCATGCGCGAGGGGATCACCAAGGCCGTGTCCCAGCGCCTGGCCAGGAGCGGTGAGCGCGGCGGCGACCCAAGCGGCGACCGCCGTGGTCCCCACGAGGAGGGCGGCTGA
- a CDS encoding ABC transporter ATP-binding protein produces the protein MLSVSRLSKRFGRLQALDSLSLSLAQGEIVGFVGANGAGKSTAMRIIMGVLTADSGTLTWKGSPVDTAVRRSIGYMPEERGLYPRMRVTHQLSYLARLHGLGTAQARTAVRHWTDRLGLAERRDEEVQRLSLGNQQRVQLAAALVSDPQLLILDEPFSGLDPVAVTVMSEVLRQRAQEGVPTLFSSHQLDVVERLCDRVVIIRSGRVLAEGTVPQLQAGGGHRWRVVVTPDRPGTTEAQTALDQALAGLPEVCVGTVDGAADTPGTDGAAGAAGTASPAEPAGTAQPDTPAVPGGRLVITAGGTDEQPLLAAAQRIGTVHELGAVRRSLTEVFQDSLTADDDTDDDSDDPVQDTTPRTKEARA, from the coding sequence GTGCTCTCAGTGTCCCGCCTGTCCAAGCGATTCGGACGACTCCAGGCCCTCGACAGCCTCTCCCTGAGCCTGGCCCAGGGGGAGATCGTCGGGTTTGTCGGCGCCAACGGCGCGGGCAAGTCCACCGCCATGCGCATCATCATGGGCGTGCTCACCGCCGACTCGGGAACCCTGACCTGGAAGGGGTCGCCCGTGGACACGGCCGTGCGCCGCTCTATCGGCTACATGCCGGAGGAGCGCGGTCTCTACCCCCGGATGAGGGTCACCCACCAGCTGTCCTACCTTGCTCGCCTCCACGGGCTGGGTACCGCACAGGCGAGGACGGCGGTACGCCACTGGACCGACCGCCTGGGGCTGGCTGAGCGCCGCGACGAGGAGGTCCAGAGGCTCTCCCTGGGCAACCAGCAGCGTGTCCAGCTGGCTGCCGCCCTGGTCTCCGACCCGCAGCTGCTCATCCTGGACGAGCCCTTCTCCGGGCTGGACCCGGTCGCGGTCACCGTCATGAGCGAGGTGCTGCGCCAACGCGCCCAGGAGGGCGTGCCCACACTCTTCTCCTCCCACCAGCTCGACGTCGTCGAGCGCCTGTGCGACCGCGTCGTCATCATCCGCTCGGGCCGGGTCCTCGCCGAGGGGACCGTGCCCCAGCTCCAGGCTGGGGGTGGGCACCGCTGGCGGGTCGTGGTCACACCGGACCGCCCCGGGACCACGGAAGCCCAGACGGCGCTCGACCAGGCACTGGCAGGCCTGCCCGAGGTCTGCGTCGGTACCGTGGACGGTGCCGCCGACACACCCGGCACAGACGGCGCGGCTGGTGCTGCGGGCACGGCCTCTCCCGCAGAACCCGCTGGGACCGCTCAGCCCGACACACCTGCTGTGCCTGGTGGCCGCCTCGTCATCACCGCAGGCGGCACGGACGAGCAGCCGCTGCTGGCCGCCGCCCAGCGGATCGGAACCGTGCACGAGCTGGGGGCGGTGAGACGGTCGCTGACCGAGGTCTTCCAGGACTCCCTGACAGCGGATGACGACACCGATGACGACTCGGATGACCCCGTGCAGGACACCACCCCGCGTACCAAGGAGGCGCGCGCATGA